From Calothrix sp. PCC 6303, a single genomic window includes:
- a CDS encoding DUF1350 family protein: protein MDWKQITDSWVLIPPKPIGIVHFLGGAFVATAPHLTYRWLLEQLANQGYIIVATPFVNTFDHRAIAQQVLLQFERVLIRLEDRGILGNGYYPIYGVGHSMGCKLHLLIGSLFPIKRAGNILISFNNFAARDAVPFLEQFNTSFAKSPFAVEFSPSPAQTNDLIREDYGVRRNLLIKFSNDTIDQSTNLHEILETRFPGMVATQILTGTHVTPLGQDFKLQSNSSFSPLDALGQWFGQNKGDFTPFDALGQWFQQEAYRDLNQLKAVILRWLNPLLN from the coding sequence GAAGCAAATCACGGATAGTTGGGTACTAATTCCCCCTAAACCGATTGGAATTGTGCATTTTTTGGGAGGTGCATTTGTGGCAACAGCACCCCACCTAACCTATCGCTGGTTACTAGAACAGTTAGCAAATCAGGGTTATATTATTGTTGCGACACCATTTGTCAATACATTTGACCATCGTGCGATCGCGCAACAAGTTCTCCTGCAATTTGAGCGTGTATTAATTCGCTTAGAGGATCGAGGCATACTGGGTAATGGTTATTATCCCATCTACGGAGTCGGTCACAGCATGGGTTGTAAACTTCATTTACTTATTGGTAGTCTTTTCCCCATTAAGCGTGCGGGAAACATCCTAATTTCATTCAATAATTTTGCTGCACGGGATGCTGTTCCTTTCCTGGAACAATTTAATACAAGTTTTGCCAAATCACCCTTTGCTGTGGAATTTTCCCCATCACCTGCTCAAACAAACGATTTAATTCGTGAAGATTACGGGGTTCGTCGCAATCTTCTGATTAAATTTAGTAATGACACCATTGATCAATCCACAAATTTACACGAAATTTTAGAAACCCGCTTTCCCGGAATGGTAGCAACCCAAATTCTTACCGGAACCCATGTTACCCCCTTGGGACAAGATTTCAAACTTCAATCTAATTCATCCTTTTCACCATTAGATGCATTAGGACAGTGGTTTGGACAAAATAAGGGAGATTTCACACCATTTGATGCATTGGGACAATGGTTTCAACAAGAAGCATATCGTGACCTTAACCAACTTAAAGCTGTAATATTGCGATGGTTGAATCCGCTTTTGAATTAG